A genomic window from Agrobacterium tumefaciens includes:
- a CDS encoding ABC transporter permease, producing MTRHGFKGTSLFLWLMALIMISPLLATMMNAVATDWSGTLLPAGLTGDNFVTILSDPRFHAALLRSTLVAAAALTIATIIIVPAVVSAHIYWPALDRWFARLVILPYAAPGIILVVGYLRIFSAPPLQIGGSPLVLVLTYVPLCFSMFYIAVKNGLRNLDINELLDAGRLIGASDLAILRRVVLPSILPSIAVAIVLNFATLFSEFVYAKMLVGGNFETLQMYMFAQRSLSGRITSVIVILYFLLILAFTLIAFRMVRETERAS from the coding sequence ATGACAAGGCATGGTTTCAAAGGCACAAGCCTGTTTCTGTGGCTGATGGCGCTCATCATGATATCGCCGCTGCTGGCGACGATGATGAATGCGGTGGCGACCGACTGGTCCGGAACCCTGCTGCCGGCCGGGCTGACGGGGGATAATTTCGTCACCATCCTGTCGGACCCACGTTTCCATGCGGCACTGTTGCGTTCCACGCTGGTTGCCGCAGCCGCCCTGACGATCGCGACGATCATCATCGTCCCGGCCGTCGTTTCCGCCCACATCTACTGGCCAGCACTTGACCGCTGGTTCGCACGTCTGGTGATATTGCCCTATGCCGCACCCGGCATCATTCTCGTGGTCGGTTATCTCAGGATATTTTCCGCCCCGCCGCTGCAGATCGGCGGTTCGCCGCTGGTACTGGTGCTGACCTATGTGCCGCTCTGCTTTTCGATGTTTTACATCGCCGTGAAGAATGGCCTGCGCAACCTCGACATCAACGAGCTTCTGGATGCCGGCCGGCTGATCGGCGCCAGCGACCTCGCCATTTTACGGCGCGTCGTCCTGCCCAGCATCCTGCCGTCCATCGCAGTCGCCATCGTGCTGAATTTCGCGACGCTGTTCAGCGAATTCGTCTACGCCAAGATGCTGGTCGGCGGCAATTTCGAAACCCTGCAAATGTACATGTTCGCCCAGCGCAGCCTCAGCGGCCGCATCACCAGCGTCATCGTCATTCTCTATTTCCTGCTCATTCTTGCCTTTACCCTGATTGCCTTTCGGATGGTCCGGGAAACGGAGCGTGCATCATGA
- a CDS encoding GlxA family transcriptional regulator, with product MNICAMTSHRAKKRLSVAFLLADRFTLSAFANFVDVLRLAADEADRSRPILCEWSVLSATMGSVQSSCGVKVQPDTRLIDAGHYDYIVVAGGLISDHSALPPEALRFLKQRAATGTPIIGLCTGVFILHEAGLLDGYRCCVSWFHHQDFLDRFDTVQMVSDQIFVIDRDRLTCSGGHGSAHLAAFLVERHVGQSAAIKSLNIMMIDSALSGEKPQPGQQSARRATDPLVKKAILRMQQNIEVPRTVLELARDLGLGRRSLERRFLSDLKATPSKVYLELRLDRALSLLRKTEDTVTQIALATGFCDAPHLSRTLRAERGFSPSEYRKTQIGHIATDEEFAVGVLLPQS from the coding sequence ATGAATATTTGCGCCATGACCTCTCACCGCGCCAAGAAACGCCTCAGCGTCGCTTTCCTGCTTGCCGATCGATTCACGCTGTCGGCCTTTGCGAATTTCGTCGATGTGCTGCGCCTTGCCGCCGACGAGGCCGACCGCTCGCGGCCAATTCTCTGCGAATGGTCGGTGCTGTCGGCGACCATGGGCAGCGTTCAATCGAGCTGCGGTGTGAAGGTGCAGCCCGATACGCGGCTGATCGACGCCGGGCATTACGACTATATCGTCGTTGCCGGTGGGTTGATCAGCGATCACAGCGCCCTGCCGCCGGAAGCGCTGCGGTTCCTCAAACAGCGTGCGGCGACCGGCACTCCCATTATCGGGCTCTGCACCGGCGTTTTCATTCTGCACGAGGCGGGTCTGCTCGATGGTTATCGCTGCTGTGTGAGCTGGTTCCACCATCAGGATTTTCTCGACCGTTTCGACACGGTGCAGATGGTCTCCGACCAGATTTTCGTCATCGACCGCGACCGGCTGACCTGTTCGGGCGGCCACGGCTCCGCGCATCTGGCGGCCTTCCTGGTGGAGCGTCATGTCGGTCAGTCCGCCGCCATCAAGAGCCTCAACATCATGATGATCGACAGCGCGTTGAGCGGCGAAAAACCCCAACCCGGCCAGCAGAGCGCACGCAGAGCCACGGACCCGCTGGTCAAAAAGGCGATCCTGCGCATGCAGCAGAATATTGAAGTGCCGAGAACCGTGCTTGAACTTGCCCGCGACCTTGGCCTCGGTCGCCGCAGCCTCGAACGGCGTTTTCTCAGCGACCTGAAGGCAACGCCATCAAAGGTCTATCTCGAACTGCGGCTGGACCGCGCCCTGTCCCTGCTTCGCAAGACCGAAGACACGGTCACCCAGATCGCGCTTGCCACCGGGTTTTGCGACGCGCCGCATCTTTCTCGCACCTTGCGGGCCGAGCGCGGTTTCAGCCCCAGTGAATATCGCAAGACGCAGATCGGCCACATAGCGACGGATGAGGAATTCGCCGTCGGCGTGCTGCTGCCGCAATCCTGA
- a CDS encoding alkaline phosphatase family protein, translated as MHKTIFILLDGLRYATARDCLGYMEGLVTAGKAGIHAVRSELPSISRPLYETLMTGLPPVVHGVTSNGVVRRSRFPNVFSLATAAGRTTAASAYHWYFELYNQAPFCPEFRHIENFDGGIHHGSFYWADHYPDDHVFADADVLLRRHSPDFLLIHPMNIDNEGHRHGGSSREYRNTARNAGDLLARYLPAWHAAGYSIIVTSDHGMSDDGNHGGPHETEALVPFYTFGEAFTPAADAKLAQTDIAGLLCALLAILDHGLPVPPGLLSA; from the coding sequence ATGCACAAGACGATCTTCATCCTGCTGGATGGCCTCCGATATGCGACAGCAAGGGATTGCCTCGGATATATGGAAGGGCTGGTTACGGCCGGAAAGGCCGGTATCCACGCCGTGCGCAGCGAATTGCCGTCGATTTCGCGGCCGCTTTACGAAACGCTGATGACCGGGCTGCCGCCGGTGGTTCATGGTGTCACCAGCAACGGCGTTGTTCGCCGCTCCCGTTTTCCCAATGTCTTCTCGCTGGCAACTGCTGCCGGCCGCACCACCGCTGCCTCCGCCTATCACTGGTATTTCGAACTTTACAATCAGGCTCCCTTCTGCCCGGAATTCCGCCATATCGAGAATTTCGATGGCGGCATTCATCACGGCTCGTTTTATTGGGCCGATCATTATCCGGACGACCATGTCTTTGCCGATGCGGATGTTCTGCTGCGCCGGCACAGCCCGGATTTCCTGCTGATCCACCCGATGAATATCGACAATGAAGGCCACAGGCATGGCGGCAGCTCGCGAGAATATCGCAATACCGCCCGTAACGCCGGTGACCTGCTGGCGCGTTATCTGCCGGCCTGGCACGCTGCGGGTTACAGCATCATCGTTACCAGCGATCACGGCATGAGCGATGACGGCAATCACGGCGGGCCGCATGAGACCGAGGCTCTGGTGCCGTTCTATACATTCGGTGAGGCCTTTACGCCGGCTGCGGATGCAAAGCTGGCGCAGACGGATATTGCCGGGCTGCTCTGCGCGCTTCTCGCCATTCTCGATCATGGCCTGCCGGTACCGCCAGGGCTGTTGTCCGCATGA
- a CDS encoding UTRA domain-containing protein — translation MPARETIGSNRDIEAGRRGGLERQLRRAIAAGEVVKDGRLFSERQLIAKYATTRITLREALFHLEIDGLIFRESRRGWFVSGPRLVYSPLHRSHFHRMAAEQGRSAETLLVEAEATALPEELAPLMRCAPGTPFWRIRRKRSIDGRLVLFVEHYLSMEIFPDIVQHDLTKSLTTIYQDSYAVTYGPAYFEINPVALRGYPAHHLGCSEGAYGLKITRVNQDQHGRIIDCDLEYWRHDAISVRVETGQPDQPAG, via the coding sequence ATGCCAGCCAGAGAAACGATAGGCAGCAACCGCGATATCGAAGCTGGCCGGCGCGGCGGGCTGGAGCGGCAATTGCGCCGGGCCATTGCTGCAGGCGAGGTGGTGAAGGATGGTCGGCTTTTTTCCGAGCGGCAATTGATTGCGAAATATGCCACCACGCGCATCACCCTGCGCGAGGCGCTTTTCCATCTCGAGATCGACGGGCTGATCTTTCGCGAAAGCCGGCGCGGCTGGTTCGTTTCCGGACCACGCCTTGTCTACAGCCCGCTGCACCGCTCCCACTTCCATCGCATGGCCGCCGAACAGGGACGCTCTGCCGAAACCCTTCTGGTGGAAGCGGAGGCCACAGCGCTGCCCGAGGAGCTTGCGCCCCTCATGCGCTGTGCGCCGGGAACGCCGTTCTGGCGCATCCGCAGAAAGCGCAGCATCGACGGACGGCTGGTGCTTTTTGTCGAGCACTATCTTTCCATGGAGATTTTCCCCGATATCGTGCAGCACGACCTCACCAAGTCACTGACTACGATTTACCAGGACAGTTACGCCGTCACCTATGGTCCGGCCTATTTCGAAATTAATCCGGTCGCGTTGCGGGGATATCCGGCTCATCATCTCGGTTGCAGCGAAGGGGCTTACGGCCTGAAAATCACGCGCGTCAATCAGGACCAGCATGGCCGCATCATCGATTGTGATCTCGAATATTGGCGCCATGACGCCATATCGGTACGGGTCGAGACCGGCCAGCCGGATCAGCCTGCTGGTTGA
- a CDS encoding ABC transporter permease, whose product MSVQNRKMRLLAAPFLGVIAILVIWPLASVISDSFFAAGALSLANYRTILTDAFYLQSFATTTVISLISTATGLVFGFLVAVALRARSSAARRTVMAFANIGANFAGVPLAMALIFLFGLNGMFTLLLKELGLIDDFNVYSFTGLIIAYCYFQVALATLLITPALAAVGQDIEEAAALIGVGKLRFWLRVGLPTVARQLVAIAILLFANAMGTFATTFALTGTSINVVTIRISELVSGDIFSDPNLANAIAICLLVVLLVPITASQILAGEKHR is encoded by the coding sequence ATGAGCGTGCAGAACCGCAAAATGCGGCTGCTGGCAGCGCCGTTTCTGGGCGTGATCGCCATTCTCGTCATCTGGCCGCTGGCGAGCGTCATCAGTGACAGCTTTTTCGCCGCCGGTGCGCTGTCGCTTGCGAATTACCGGACCATTCTCACGGATGCCTTTTACCTCCAGTCCTTTGCGACTACGACGGTCATCTCGCTCATCAGCACGGCAACGGGCCTCGTTTTCGGCTTTCTGGTGGCGGTAGCACTCCGCGCAAGGTCTAGCGCCGCCCGCCGCACCGTCATGGCCTTCGCCAATATTGGCGCCAACTTCGCCGGCGTGCCGCTCGCCATGGCGCTCATCTTCCTTTTCGGGCTGAACGGCATGTTCACGCTTTTGCTGAAGGAACTGGGGCTGATCGACGATTTCAACGTCTATTCATTTACCGGGCTCATCATCGCCTATTGTTATTTTCAGGTGGCGCTGGCCACGCTGCTTATTACGCCGGCACTTGCCGCCGTTGGACAGGACATCGAAGAGGCGGCAGCGCTGATCGGCGTCGGCAAGCTGCGGTTCTGGCTAAGGGTCGGCCTGCCCACCGTCGCCCGGCAACTGGTGGCGATCGCCATTCTGCTCTTCGCCAATGCCATGGGCACTTTCGCGACCACCTTCGCTCTGACAGGCACGAGCATCAATGTCGTCACCATCCGCATCAGCGAACTGGTATCCGGCGACATTTTCTCCGATCCCAATCTCGCCAATGCCATCGCCATATGCCTTCTGGTCGTGCTTCTCGTGCCCATCACCGCAAGCCAGATATTGGCGGGAGAAAAGCACCGATGA
- a CDS encoding ABC transporter substrate-binding protein: protein MKNSILSLSLLTVFSLPLTAQAQDVPALEAAARKEGAIYSVGMPDGWANWKDTWNQLTEKYGLKHADTDMSSGEEIAKFANEGANATADIGDVGLEFGPIAVARGVTQPYKTTTWDQIPDWAKDKDGHWVIGYTGTIAFLISADVKNPPASWADLLKGDYKVSLGNVGSGAQDNAAVLAAAIAMGGGEENLQPGVDLFAKLAEKGRLLANGANPATMEKGEIQVAPMWDFNALNYRDVVGREKFKVVIPSDGSVTSGYATIINKFSKQPNAAKLAREYILSDAGQINLANGYARPIRVDRITLPAEAKERLLPSEQYAKARPINAAVWTQAAGKLVNLWRASVAPKM, encoded by the coding sequence GTGAAAAATTCCATTCTCTCCCTCTCCCTTCTCACCGTTTTTTCCCTTCCCCTCACCGCTCAGGCGCAGGACGTTCCGGCCCTCGAAGCGGCCGCCCGCAAAGAAGGCGCCATCTACAGCGTCGGCATGCCGGACGGCTGGGCGAACTGGAAGGACACCTGGAACCAGCTGACCGAAAAATACGGCCTGAAACACGCCGATACGGACATGAGCAGCGGCGAGGAGATCGCCAAGTTCGCCAATGAAGGCGCCAATGCGACGGCAGATATCGGCGATGTCGGTCTCGAATTCGGCCCGATTGCTGTCGCCCGCGGTGTCACCCAGCCTTACAAGACCACGACCTGGGACCAGATCCCCGACTGGGCCAAGGACAAGGACGGCCATTGGGTCATCGGTTACACCGGTACCATCGCCTTCCTGATCTCCGCCGATGTCAAGAACCCACCCGCGTCCTGGGCCGATCTGCTGAAGGGCGACTACAAGGTCTCGCTCGGCAATGTCGGTTCCGGCGCACAGGACAACGCCGCCGTATTGGCCGCCGCCATCGCCATGGGCGGCGGTGAGGAAAACCTCCAGCCGGGCGTCGATCTCTTCGCCAAGCTTGCGGAAAAAGGCCGCCTGCTGGCCAATGGTGCAAACCCCGCCACGATGGAAAAGGGCGAAATACAGGTCGCGCCGATGTGGGACTTCAACGCCCTCAACTACCGCGACGTGGTTGGCCGCGAGAAGTTCAAGGTCGTCATTCCTTCTGATGGTTCGGTGACCAGCGGTTACGCCACCATCATCAACAAATTCTCCAAGCAACCCAACGCCGCCAAGCTGGCACGCGAATATATCCTCAGCGATGCCGGCCAGATCAACCTGGCCAATGGTTACGCCCGTCCGATCCGCGTTGACCGCATCACTCTGCCGGCCGAGGCGAAGGAACGCCTGCTGCCGTCGGAACAATATGCCAAGGCCCGCCCGATCAATGCCGCCGTCTGGACCCAGGCCGCCGGCAAGCTGGTCAACCTCTGGCGCGCCAGCGTCGCCCCGAAGATGTAA
- a CDS encoding ABC transporter ATP-binding protein: protein MTHLAIHNISAIYGNATVLDAIELGIDTGEMHVLLGPSGCGKTTLLRSIAGLVSPSSGSITLDGRRIDTLPPKDRGIGMVFQHYALFPNMTVRQNLAFGLEQRRLAKKTIDDKVSSALETVSLSDRADRRPHQLSGGQKQRVALARALVLEPKLLLLDEPLSALDAQIRKRLRDELKRIQRESGLTSIFVTHDQDEALSLGDRISVMNAGRIAQTASPQELYYRPADLFVAGFIGDANIITAEDMSRITGNHFERTCIIPPHAFTIGNAADGNGVAFTAEVKDISIVGPTVRYQLDASGVALKVEHASAQDALYPPPGQHVTLSVAERQLHYI from the coding sequence ATGACCCATCTCGCGATCCATAATATCAGCGCCATTTATGGCAACGCCACCGTTCTCGACGCTATCGAGCTTGGCATCGACACGGGTGAGATGCATGTTCTGCTGGGGCCGTCCGGCTGCGGCAAGACGACATTGCTGCGCTCCATTGCCGGGCTCGTTTCGCCCTCATCCGGCTCGATCACACTGGATGGCCGGCGCATCGACACCTTGCCGCCGAAGGATCGTGGTATCGGCATGGTGTTCCAGCATTATGCGCTTTTTCCCAATATGACGGTGCGGCAGAACCTCGCTTTCGGTCTGGAACAGCGCCGGCTCGCGAAAAAGACCATCGACGACAAAGTCTCCTCCGCGCTCGAAACCGTTTCCCTCAGCGATCGCGCCGACCGGCGGCCGCATCAGCTCTCCGGCGGCCAGAAACAGCGTGTGGCACTTGCCCGCGCGCTGGTGCTCGAACCCAAGCTGCTTCTGCTGGACGAACCGCTTTCCGCACTCGATGCCCAGATCCGCAAGCGCCTGCGCGATGAGTTGAAACGCATCCAGCGCGAAAGCGGCCTCACCAGCATCTTCGTCACCCATGATCAGGACGAGGCCCTGTCGCTGGGCGACCGCATATCGGTGATGAATGCCGGCCGCATCGCCCAGACAGCGTCGCCGCAGGAGCTCTATTATCGGCCGGCCGACCTGTTCGTGGCCGGTTTTATCGGTGACGCCAATATCATCACCGCCGAAGACATGTCACGCATCACCGGCAACCACTTCGAACGGACCTGCATCATCCCGCCACATGCCTTCACGATCGGCAACGCGGCAGACGGGAATGGCGTGGCTTTCACCGCCGAGGTGAAAGACATCAGCATCGTCGGCCCCACGGTCCGTTATCAACTTGATGCATCCGGCGTGGCGCTCAAGGTCGAACATGCAAGCGCTCAGGATGCGCTTTACCCGCCACCCGGCCAACATGTCACTCTTAGCGTCGCCGAACGTCAGCTGCACTACATCTGA
- a CDS encoding sarcosine oxidase subunit beta family protein yields the protein MTRFNAFNLLKNALTGHKNWDEQWPDSQPKAEYDVVIVGAGGHGLGAAYYLASQHGITNVAVIDKGWLGGGNTGRNTTIIRSNYLYDESARLYDHAVDLWENLSQELNYNVMYSKRGVLMLAHNVHDVQSFKRHIHSNRLNGVDNRWLTTEECKEYCPPLSISPNARYPVMGGALQERAGTARHDAVAWGYARGAAARGVDIIQNCPVTAIRRNADGSVAGVETARGFIKAKKVAVSAAGHTSVVMDTAGVRLPLESYPLQALVSEPIKPIFPCVVMSNAVHAYISQSDKGELVIGSGTDQYTSYSQRGGLPLIEHTIAAIVEIFPIFNRMRMLRKWGGIVDVTPDRSAILGKTPVAGLYVNCGWGTGGFKATPGAAHTFAWTIAKNEPHPINAPFTLERFRSGRLIDEAAAAAVAH from the coding sequence ATGACGCGTTTTAATGCTTTCAATCTTTTGAAGAACGCCCTGACCGGCCATAAGAACTGGGATGAGCAATGGCCCGACAGCCAGCCGAAGGCCGAATATGACGTGGTCATCGTCGGCGCCGGCGGCCATGGTCTGGGGGCTGCCTATTATCTCGCCAGCCAACACGGCATCACCAATGTCGCCGTTATCGACAAGGGCTGGCTCGGCGGCGGCAATACCGGCCGCAACACGACCATCATCCGCTCCAACTATCTCTATGATGAAAGCGCCCGTCTTTACGATCACGCCGTCGACCTGTGGGAGAACTTGAGCCAGGAACTGAACTACAACGTCATGTATTCAAAGCGCGGCGTGCTGATGCTCGCCCATAACGTTCACGACGTGCAGAGTTTCAAGCGCCATATCCATTCCAACCGCTTGAACGGCGTCGACAATCGCTGGCTCACGACTGAGGAATGCAAGGAATATTGCCCGCCGCTCAGCATTTCCCCCAATGCCCGTTATCCGGTCATGGGTGGTGCGTTGCAGGAACGGGCCGGCACGGCGCGCCATGATGCGGTCGCCTGGGGGTATGCGCGCGGTGCCGCCGCCCGCGGTGTCGATATCATCCAGAACTGCCCTGTTACCGCTATTCGCCGCAATGCCGATGGTTCCGTCGCCGGTGTCGAGACGGCGCGAGGCTTCATCAAGGCGAAAAAGGTTGCGGTTTCCGCCGCCGGCCACACATCCGTCGTCATGGATACCGCAGGCGTTCGCCTGCCGCTGGAAAGCTATCCGCTGCAGGCGCTGGTGTCGGAGCCGATCAAGCCGATTTTCCCCTGCGTAGTCATGTCCAACGCGGTTCATGCCTATATCAGCCAGTCCGACAAGGGCGAGCTGGTGATCGGTTCGGGTACGGACCAGTACACCTCCTATTCGCAGCGCGGTGGCCTGCCGCTGATCGAACATACGATTGCGGCGATCGTCGAAATCTTCCCGATCTTCAACCGCATGCGGATGTTGCGCAAATGGGGTGGCATCGTCGATGTCACGCCGGATCGTTCGGCCATTCTCGGCAAGACGCCGGTCGCAGGGCTTTACGTCAATTGCGGTTGGGGCACGGGCGGTTTCAAGGCGACGCCGGGCGCTGCCCACACCTTTGCCTGGACTATCGCCAAAAACGAACCGCACCCGATCAACGCGCCGTTTACGCTGGAACGTTTCCGTTCCGGCCGCCTGATCGACGAGGCCGCCGCCGCCGCCGTGGCGCATTAA
- a CDS encoding sarcosine oxidase subunit delta, which translates to MLLIRCPYCNETLPEAEFTYAGQAHVVRAADPSSQTDEQWEEFLFIRENVKGPHFERWRHLHGCGRFFNAVRDTVSDRFLTTYRAGEPRPELSSLTRAATSSEVSK; encoded by the coding sequence ATGCTTTTGATCCGCTGCCCCTATTGCAACGAAACATTGCCTGAAGCCGAATTCACCTATGCCGGACAGGCCCATGTTGTCCGTGCCGCCGATCCCTCGTCGCAGACGGATGAACAGTGGGAAGAATTCCTGTTCATCCGCGAAAACGTGAAAGGTCCGCATTTCGAGCGCTGGCGGCACCTGCATGGCTGCGGGCGCTTCTTCAACGCCGTGCGCGACACGGTCAGCGACCGGTTCCTCACGACCTATCGGGCGGGCGAGCCGCGTCCGGAGCTTTCTTCCCTGACCCGCGCAGCAACCAGTTCCGAGGTGTCGAAATGA